In one Anas platyrhynchos isolate ZD024472 breed Pekin duck chromosome 8, IASCAAS_PekinDuck_T2T, whole genome shotgun sequence genomic region, the following are encoded:
- the KIAA1614 gene encoding uncharacterized protein KIAA1614 homolog isoform X2, whose amino-acid sequence MEGGRRLEPGRAPRPPASPEPPRGGPHAVLESKVKALKEKRGTSRLGTPPTTTTTGAPPERPSPKKPRPRRGKPGVDATVVEPRAQLRTYLTDGLLDAGEPPEPPQGTRRVSGSSQQHPKEGSRGCAPPAADGGEVAAGWEPLSLAERVERNRRLLQEVLGLAAAGSAQEVLASDGDWDSGVSLQDAEGCRAFVPGQELELSPRHEQAKQLLQRARMKARTNPLRASHDLLLLPAAPRPSREPSGTSRPSFVPREGEGPAGGSLSDSSSGESGCAPRRPRGPSPSRVRFEDESARDAEVRYLERLRHRRPLGSALERASSEAHAQLGDGAHPAKAQGGDVPAGGKCRACGSLLGAAEPAESSPVARGRERGGPGGAQVEPKTRPLGPGGSPLWILPSRQRIHTEKIKETYIGDARRADEADSALESTDTSDSCRTDSEEVGPRSPHPRAHRDPRARGHRTPRAPAQKEARAGKGASVASSPRAGAGGSGAPRPPPSGSRDGGDPAEALGSGEPPAPSSQPAGGSHVPAPPITGATTTKKACSQVPCRKNLASSRRCPEPDAGGACPKPEGAGQRRGPCGPIWLPGSPLRALSTNNCNNTGGQDGRGAGGGGAPPQPGAEPSGDAAGTPRAQQDGSTAPGEPARAVSRKGSGASASSGLKKLLSSLSQSTKQRLGRFRCYSMEQLPAPRGSPGVERSPSLQSLPRKAASTQSLQALLGKAPRASAYLLPQPGPGDRTGASGPWRSLSVEDISAPGLPRTVGRVVEVFPDGTSQLELQRPPHGSFGFLLTSGHGRPDTGVYVQEMSDAGTAKLYAGLLGVGDEILQVNGAAVSGLGLARIRELLLHADSLSLRVLRQRPARR is encoded by the exons ATGGAGGGGGGCCGGCGCCTTGAGCCGGGGcgagcccccagacccccggCATCaccggagcccccccgggggggtccccacgcCGTCCTGGAGAGCAAGGTGAAGGCGCTGAAGGAGAAGCGGGGCACCAGCcgcctggggaccccccccactaccaccaccaccggTGCTCCCCCCGAGCGCCCCTCGCCCAAAAAGCCCCGACCCCGCAGGGGGAAGCCCGGGGTGGATGCGACGGTGGTGGAGCCGCGGGCTCAGCTCCGCACCTACCTGACCGACGGGCTGCTGGATGCCGGGgagcccccggagcccccccagggaacccggagggtgtcggggagcagccagcagcaccccaagGAGGGGTcccggggctgtgcccccccggCAGCGGATGGCGGCGAGGTGGCAGCGGGCTGGGAGCCGCTCTCCTTGGCCGAGAGGGTGGAGAGGAACCggcggctgctgcaggaggtgctggggctggcggcggcCGGCTCGGCGCAGG AGGTGCTGGCGAGCGATGGGGACTGGGACTCGGGGGTCTCGCTGCAGGACGCCGAGGGCTGCAG gGCCTTTGTTcccgggcaggagctggagctgagccCTCGCCACGAGCAggccaagcagctgctgcagcgcGCCCGCATGAAGGCTCGCACCAACCCGCTGCGCGCCAGCCACgacctcctgctcctccccgccgccccgcgccccaG CAGGGAGCCCAGCGGGACGTCGAGGCCCAGCTTTGTCCCGCGGGAGGGCGAGGGGCCGGCGGGCGGCAGCCTGAGCGACTCGTCCAGCGGGGAGTCCGGCTGCGCACCCCGGCGCCCGCGGGGCCCTTCCCCATCCCGCGTGCGCTTCGAGGACGAGTCCGCCCGCGACGCCGAGGTGCGCTACCTGGAGCGCCTGCGGCACCGCCGGCCCCTGGGCTCGGCGCTGGAGCGCGCCAGCAGTGAAGCCCACGCACAGCTGGGGGATGGAGCCCACCCTGCAAAAGCCCAGGGCGGTGATGTCCCCGCTGGGGGCAAGTGCCGAGCTTGTGGCTCCCTCCTCGGGGCTGCTGAGCCGGCCGAAAGCAGCCCCGTGGCTCGTGGACGGGAGCGTGGAGGGCCTGGAGGTGCCCAAGTGGAGCCCAAAACCCGGCCCCTGGGTCCCGGGGGGTCCCCGCTTTGGATCCTGCCCTCCCGGCAGCGCATCCACACCGAGAAGATCAAGGAGACCTACATCGGGGACGCCCGCCGCGCCGACGAGGCGGACTCGGCGCTGGAGAGCACCGACACCTCTGACAGCTGCCGCACGGACAGCGAGGAGGTGggaccccgcagcccccacccACGGGCTCACCGCGACCCCCGGGCTCGTGGCCACCGGACCCCCCGGGCCCCGGCACAGAAGGAGGCGCGGGCCGGCAAGGGGGCGAGCGTGGCCAGCAGCccccgggctggggctggaggctcGGGGGCACCTCGCCCCCCACCCTCTGGCAGCCGGGATGGGGGGGACCCCGCTGAGGCACTGGGCAGCggcgagcccccagccccctcctcgCAGCCAGCGGGGGGTTCCCATGTCCCTGCGCCCCCCATCACCGgcgccaccaccaccaaaaaagcCTGCTCCCAGGTGCCTTGCAGGAAAAACCTCGCCAGCAGCCGCCGGTGCCCGGAGCCCGATGCTGGGGGCGCTTGCCCCAAACCCGAGGGCGCGGGGCAGCGGCGGGGGCCCTGCGGCCCCATCTGGCTCCCGGGGAGCCCCCTCCGTGCCTTGTCCACCAACAACTGCAACAACACCGGCGGGCAGGACGGccggggggcaggaggaggag GGGCACCGCCACAgcctggggctgagccctcTGGGGATGCTGCCGGGACGCCCAGGGCGCAGCAGGATGGGAGCACGGCACCTGG ggaGCCGGCGCGGGCGGTGAGCCGCAAGGGCAGCGGCGCCTCGGCATCCTCGGGGCTGAAGAAGCTGCTGAGCAGCCTGAGCCAGAGCACCAAGCAGCGCCTGGGCCGCTTCCGCTGCTACAGCATGGAGCAGCTCCCGGCCCCCCGTGGCAGCCCCGGCGTGGAGAGGTCGCCCTCGCTGCAGTCCCTG CCCCGAAAAGCCGCCTCCACCCAGAGCCTGCAGGCCCTGCTGGGCAAGGCGCCCCGTGCCAGCGCCTACCTCCTGCCCCAGCCGGGGCCCGGGGACAG GACGGGGGCCTCGGGGCCGTGGCGCTCGCTCAGCGTGGAGGACATCAGTGCGCCCGGCTTGCCGCGCACGGTGGGGCGCGTGGTGGAGGTGTTCCCCGACGGCAccagccagctggagctgcagcggCCCCCGCACGGCTCCTTCGGCTTCCTCCTCACCTCCGGGCACGGCCGGCCCGACACAG GCGTCTACGTGCAGGAGATGTCGGACGCCGGCACGGCCAAGCTGTACGCGGGGCTGCTGGGCGTGGGCGATGAGATCCTGCAGGTCAACGGGGCCGCCGTGTCGGGCCTGGGGCTGGCCCGAATCCGCGAGCTGCTGCTCCACGCCGACAGCCTCTCCCTGCGCGTGCTGCGGCAGCGCCCGGCACGCCGGTAG
- the KIAA1614 gene encoding uncharacterized protein KIAA1614 homolog isoform X3, producing the protein MLGGHMEGGRRLEPGRAPRPPASPEPPRGGPHAVLESKVKALKEKRGTSRLGTPPTTTTTGAPPERPSPKKPRPRRGKPGVDATVVEPRAQLRTYLTDGLLDAGEPPEPPQGTRRVSGSSQQHPKEGSRGCAPPAADGGEVAAGWEPLSLAERVERNRRLLQEVLGLAAAGSAQEVLASDGDWDSGVSLQDAEGCRAFVPGQELELSPRHEQAKQLLQRARMKARTNPLRASHDLLLLPAAPRPSREPSGTSRPSFVPREGEGPAGGSLSDSSSGESGCAPRRPRGPSPSRVRFEDESARDAEVRYLERLRHRRPLGSALERASSEAHAQLGDGAHPAKAQGGDVPAGGKCRACGSLLGAAEPAESSPVARGRERGGPGGAQVEPKTRPLGPGGSPLWILPSRQRIHTEKIKETYIGDARRADEADSALESTDTSDSCRTDSEEVGPRSPHPRAHRDPRARGHRTPRAPAQKEARAGKGASVASSPRAGAGGSGAPRPPPSGSRDGGDPAEALGSGEPPAPSSQPAGGSHVPAPPITGATTTKKACSQVPCRKNLASSRRCPEPDAGGACPKPEGAGQRRGPCGPIWLPGSPLRALSTNNCNNTGGQDGRGAGGGGAPPQPGAEPSGDAAGTPRAQQDGSTAPGEPARAVSRKGSGASASSGLKKLLSSLSQSTKQRLGRFRCYSMEQLPAPRGSPGVERSPSLQSLVSPFCQPRKAASTQSLQALLGKAPRASAYLLPQPGPGDRTGASGPWRSLSVEDISAPGLPRTVGRVVEVFPDGTSQLELQRPPHGSFGFLLTSGHGRPDTGVYVQEMSDAGTAKLYAGLLGVGDEILQVNGAAVSGLGLARIRELLLHADSLSLRVLRQRPARR; encoded by the exons GGCACATGGAGGGGGGCCGGCGCCTTGAGCCGGGGcgagcccccagacccccggCATCaccggagcccccccgggggggtccccacgcCGTCCTGGAGAGCAAGGTGAAGGCGCTGAAGGAGAAGCGGGGCACCAGCcgcctggggaccccccccactaccaccaccaccggTGCTCCCCCCGAGCGCCCCTCGCCCAAAAAGCCCCGACCCCGCAGGGGGAAGCCCGGGGTGGATGCGACGGTGGTGGAGCCGCGGGCTCAGCTCCGCACCTACCTGACCGACGGGCTGCTGGATGCCGGGgagcccccggagcccccccagggaacccggagggtgtcggggagcagccagcagcaccccaagGAGGGGTcccggggctgtgcccccccggCAGCGGATGGCGGCGAGGTGGCAGCGGGCTGGGAGCCGCTCTCCTTGGCCGAGAGGGTGGAGAGGAACCggcggctgctgcaggaggtgctggggctggcggcggcCGGCTCGGCGCAGG AGGTGCTGGCGAGCGATGGGGACTGGGACTCGGGGGTCTCGCTGCAGGACGCCGAGGGCTGCAG gGCCTTTGTTcccgggcaggagctggagctgagccCTCGCCACGAGCAggccaagcagctgctgcagcgcGCCCGCATGAAGGCTCGCACCAACCCGCTGCGCGCCAGCCACgacctcctgctcctccccgccgccccgcgccccaG CAGGGAGCCCAGCGGGACGTCGAGGCCCAGCTTTGTCCCGCGGGAGGGCGAGGGGCCGGCGGGCGGCAGCCTGAGCGACTCGTCCAGCGGGGAGTCCGGCTGCGCACCCCGGCGCCCGCGGGGCCCTTCCCCATCCCGCGTGCGCTTCGAGGACGAGTCCGCCCGCGACGCCGAGGTGCGCTACCTGGAGCGCCTGCGGCACCGCCGGCCCCTGGGCTCGGCGCTGGAGCGCGCCAGCAGTGAAGCCCACGCACAGCTGGGGGATGGAGCCCACCCTGCAAAAGCCCAGGGCGGTGATGTCCCCGCTGGGGGCAAGTGCCGAGCTTGTGGCTCCCTCCTCGGGGCTGCTGAGCCGGCCGAAAGCAGCCCCGTGGCTCGTGGACGGGAGCGTGGAGGGCCTGGAGGTGCCCAAGTGGAGCCCAAAACCCGGCCCCTGGGTCCCGGGGGGTCCCCGCTTTGGATCCTGCCCTCCCGGCAGCGCATCCACACCGAGAAGATCAAGGAGACCTACATCGGGGACGCCCGCCGCGCCGACGAGGCGGACTCGGCGCTGGAGAGCACCGACACCTCTGACAGCTGCCGCACGGACAGCGAGGAGGTGggaccccgcagcccccacccACGGGCTCACCGCGACCCCCGGGCTCGTGGCCACCGGACCCCCCGGGCCCCGGCACAGAAGGAGGCGCGGGCCGGCAAGGGGGCGAGCGTGGCCAGCAGCccccgggctggggctggaggctcGGGGGCACCTCGCCCCCCACCCTCTGGCAGCCGGGATGGGGGGGACCCCGCTGAGGCACTGGGCAGCggcgagcccccagccccctcctcgCAGCCAGCGGGGGGTTCCCATGTCCCTGCGCCCCCCATCACCGgcgccaccaccaccaaaaaagcCTGCTCCCAGGTGCCTTGCAGGAAAAACCTCGCCAGCAGCCGCCGGTGCCCGGAGCCCGATGCTGGGGGCGCTTGCCCCAAACCCGAGGGCGCGGGGCAGCGGCGGGGGCCCTGCGGCCCCATCTGGCTCCCGGGGAGCCCCCTCCGTGCCTTGTCCACCAACAACTGCAACAACACCGGCGGGCAGGACGGccggggggcaggaggaggag GGGCACCGCCACAgcctggggctgagccctcTGGGGATGCTGCCGGGACGCCCAGGGCGCAGCAGGATGGGAGCACGGCACCTGG ggaGCCGGCGCGGGCGGTGAGCCGCAAGGGCAGCGGCGCCTCGGCATCCTCGGGGCTGAAGAAGCTGCTGAGCAGCCTGAGCCAGAGCACCAAGCAGCGCCTGGGCCGCTTCCGCTGCTACAGCATGGAGCAGCTCCCGGCCCCCCGTGGCAGCCCCGGCGTGGAGAGGTCGCCCTCGCTGCAGTCCCTG GTGTCACCCTTCTGCCAGCCCCGAAAAGCCGCCTCCACCCAGAGCCTGCAGGCCCTGCTGGGCAAGGCGCCCCGTGCCAGCGCCTACCTCCTGCCCCAGCCGGGGCCCGGGGACAG GACGGGGGCCTCGGGGCCGTGGCGCTCGCTCAGCGTGGAGGACATCAGTGCGCCCGGCTTGCCGCGCACGGTGGGGCGCGTGGTGGAGGTGTTCCCCGACGGCAccagccagctggagctgcagcggCCCCCGCACGGCTCCTTCGGCTTCCTCCTCACCTCCGGGCACGGCCGGCCCGACACAG GCGTCTACGTGCAGGAGATGTCGGACGCCGGCACGGCCAAGCTGTACGCGGGGCTGCTGGGCGTGGGCGATGAGATCCTGCAGGTCAACGGGGCCGCCGTGTCGGGCCTGGGGCTGGCCCGAATCCGCGAGCTGCTGCTCCACGCCGACAGCCTCTCCCTGCGCGTGCTGCGGCAGCGCCCGGCACGCCGGTAG
- the KIAA1614 gene encoding uncharacterized protein KIAA1614 homolog isoform X1 → MEGGRRLEPGRAPRPPASPEPPRGGPHAVLESKVKALKEKRGTSRLGTPPTTTTTGAPPERPSPKKPRPRRGKPGVDATVVEPRAQLRTYLTDGLLDAGEPPEPPQGTRRVSGSSQQHPKEGSRGCAPPAADGGEVAAGWEPLSLAERVERNRRLLQEVLGLAAAGSAQEVLASDGDWDSGVSLQDAEGCRAFVPGQELELSPRHEQAKQLLQRARMKARTNPLRASHDLLLLPAAPRPREPSGTSRPSFVPREGEGPAGGSLSDSSSGESGCAPRRPRGPSPSRVRFEDESARDAEVRYLERLRHRRPLGSALERASSEAHAQLGDGAHPAKAQGGDVPAGGKCRACGSLLGAAEPAESSPVARGRERGGPGGAQVEPKTRPLGPGGSPLWILPSRQRIHTEKIKETYIGDARRADEADSALESTDTSDSCRTDSEEVGPRSPHPRAHRDPRARGHRTPRAPAQKEARAGKGASVASSPRAGAGGSGAPRPPPSGSRDGGDPAEALGSGEPPAPSSQPAGGSHVPAPPITGATTTKKACSQVPCRKNLASSRRCPEPDAGGACPKPEGAGQRRGPCGPIWLPGSPLRALSTNNCNNTGGQDGRGAGGGGAPPQPGAEPSGDAAGTPRAQQDGSTAPGEPARAVSRKGSGASASSGLKKLLSSLSQSTKQRLGRFRCYSMEQLPAPRGSPGVERSPSLQSLVSPFCQPRKAASTQSLQALLGKAPRASAYLLPQPGPGDRTGASGPWRSLSVEDISAPGLPRTVGRVVEVFPDGTSQLELQRPPHGSFGFLLTSGHGRPDTGVYVQEMSDAGTAKLYAGLLGVGDEILQVNGAAVSGLGLARIRELLLHADSLSLRVLRQRPARR, encoded by the exons ATGGAGGGGGGCCGGCGCCTTGAGCCGGGGcgagcccccagacccccggCATCaccggagcccccccgggggggtccccacgcCGTCCTGGAGAGCAAGGTGAAGGCGCTGAAGGAGAAGCGGGGCACCAGCcgcctggggaccccccccactaccaccaccaccggTGCTCCCCCCGAGCGCCCCTCGCCCAAAAAGCCCCGACCCCGCAGGGGGAAGCCCGGGGTGGATGCGACGGTGGTGGAGCCGCGGGCTCAGCTCCGCACCTACCTGACCGACGGGCTGCTGGATGCCGGGgagcccccggagcccccccagggaacccggagggtgtcggggagcagccagcagcaccccaagGAGGGGTcccggggctgtgcccccccggCAGCGGATGGCGGCGAGGTGGCAGCGGGCTGGGAGCCGCTCTCCTTGGCCGAGAGGGTGGAGAGGAACCggcggctgctgcaggaggtgctggggctggcggcggcCGGCTCGGCGCAGG AGGTGCTGGCGAGCGATGGGGACTGGGACTCGGGGGTCTCGCTGCAGGACGCCGAGGGCTGCAG gGCCTTTGTTcccgggcaggagctggagctgagccCTCGCCACGAGCAggccaagcagctgctgcagcgcGCCCGCATGAAGGCTCGCACCAACCCGCTGCGCGCCAGCCACgacctcctgctcctccccgccgccccgcgccccaG GGAGCCCAGCGGGACGTCGAGGCCCAGCTTTGTCCCGCGGGAGGGCGAGGGGCCGGCGGGCGGCAGCCTGAGCGACTCGTCCAGCGGGGAGTCCGGCTGCGCACCCCGGCGCCCGCGGGGCCCTTCCCCATCCCGCGTGCGCTTCGAGGACGAGTCCGCCCGCGACGCCGAGGTGCGCTACCTGGAGCGCCTGCGGCACCGCCGGCCCCTGGGCTCGGCGCTGGAGCGCGCCAGCAGTGAAGCCCACGCACAGCTGGGGGATGGAGCCCACCCTGCAAAAGCCCAGGGCGGTGATGTCCCCGCTGGGGGCAAGTGCCGAGCTTGTGGCTCCCTCCTCGGGGCTGCTGAGCCGGCCGAAAGCAGCCCCGTGGCTCGTGGACGGGAGCGTGGAGGGCCTGGAGGTGCCCAAGTGGAGCCCAAAACCCGGCCCCTGGGTCCCGGGGGGTCCCCGCTTTGGATCCTGCCCTCCCGGCAGCGCATCCACACCGAGAAGATCAAGGAGACCTACATCGGGGACGCCCGCCGCGCCGACGAGGCGGACTCGGCGCTGGAGAGCACCGACACCTCTGACAGCTGCCGCACGGACAGCGAGGAGGTGggaccccgcagcccccacccACGGGCTCACCGCGACCCCCGGGCTCGTGGCCACCGGACCCCCCGGGCCCCGGCACAGAAGGAGGCGCGGGCCGGCAAGGGGGCGAGCGTGGCCAGCAGCccccgggctggggctggaggctcGGGGGCACCTCGCCCCCCACCCTCTGGCAGCCGGGATGGGGGGGACCCCGCTGAGGCACTGGGCAGCggcgagcccccagccccctcctcgCAGCCAGCGGGGGGTTCCCATGTCCCTGCGCCCCCCATCACCGgcgccaccaccaccaaaaaagcCTGCTCCCAGGTGCCTTGCAGGAAAAACCTCGCCAGCAGCCGCCGGTGCCCGGAGCCCGATGCTGGGGGCGCTTGCCCCAAACCCGAGGGCGCGGGGCAGCGGCGGGGGCCCTGCGGCCCCATCTGGCTCCCGGGGAGCCCCCTCCGTGCCTTGTCCACCAACAACTGCAACAACACCGGCGGGCAGGACGGccggggggcaggaggaggag GGGCACCGCCACAgcctggggctgagccctcTGGGGATGCTGCCGGGACGCCCAGGGCGCAGCAGGATGGGAGCACGGCACCTGG ggaGCCGGCGCGGGCGGTGAGCCGCAAGGGCAGCGGCGCCTCGGCATCCTCGGGGCTGAAGAAGCTGCTGAGCAGCCTGAGCCAGAGCACCAAGCAGCGCCTGGGCCGCTTCCGCTGCTACAGCATGGAGCAGCTCCCGGCCCCCCGTGGCAGCCCCGGCGTGGAGAGGTCGCCCTCGCTGCAGTCCCTG GTGTCACCCTTCTGCCAGCCCCGAAAAGCCGCCTCCACCCAGAGCCTGCAGGCCCTGCTGGGCAAGGCGCCCCGTGCCAGCGCCTACCTCCTGCCCCAGCCGGGGCCCGGGGACAG GACGGGGGCCTCGGGGCCGTGGCGCTCGCTCAGCGTGGAGGACATCAGTGCGCCCGGCTTGCCGCGCACGGTGGGGCGCGTGGTGGAGGTGTTCCCCGACGGCAccagccagctggagctgcagcggCCCCCGCACGGCTCCTTCGGCTTCCTCCTCACCTCCGGGCACGGCCGGCCCGACACAG GCGTCTACGTGCAGGAGATGTCGGACGCCGGCACGGCCAAGCTGTACGCGGGGCTGCTGGGCGTGGGCGATGAGATCCTGCAGGTCAACGGGGCCGCCGTGTCGGGCCTGGGGCTGGCCCGAATCCGCGAGCTGCTGCTCCACGCCGACAGCCTCTCCCTGCGCGTGCTGCGGCAGCGCCCGGCACGCCGGTAG